Proteins co-encoded in one Malus sylvestris chromosome 7, drMalSylv7.2, whole genome shotgun sequence genomic window:
- the LOC126629472 gene encoding AP-4 complex subunit epsilon-like yields MEQLKTIGRELAMGSQGGFGQSKEFLDLVKSIGEARSKAEEERIVLLEIETLKRRLSEPDIPKRKMKEYIIRLVYVEMLGHDGSFAYIHAVKMTHDDNLLLKRTGYLAVSLFLSDDHDLIILIVNTIQKDLRSDNYLVVCAALNAVCKLINDETVPAVLPQVVDLLAHPKEAVRKKAIMALHRFYQKSPSSVSHLVSNFRKRLCDNDPGVMGATLCSLFDLITIDANSFKDLVVSFVSILKQVAERRLPKAYDYHQLPAPFIQIRLLKILALLGSGDKQSSEQMYTVVGDIFRKCDSSSNIGNAVLYECICCVSSIYPNPKLLEQAAQVISRFLKSDSHNLKYMGIDALGRLIKISPEIAEQHQLAVIDCLEDPDDTLKRKTFELLYKMTKSSNVEVIVDRMIDYMISINDNHYKTYIASRCVELAEQFAPSNQWFILTMNKVFEHAGDLVNVKVAHNLMKLIAEGFGEDDDDADSQLRSSAVESYLRIIGEPKLPSVFLQVICWVLGEYGTADGKYSASYITGKLCDVAEAYSNDESVKAYAVTAIMKIYAFEISAGRNVDFLPECQSLVEELSASHSTDLQQRAYELQAVISLDAPAVESIMPPDASCEDIEIDKNLSFLNGYVQEALEKGAQPYIPENERSGVLDISNFGNQDHHEALTHSLKFEAYELPKPVMPSRVPPAAVASSTELVPVPEPSYARETRQPASLPSVSDAGSSELKLRLDGVQKKWGRPTYSSSASPSTNSSSSTSHKTTNGVTQVDSVGASNSKARDTYDSRRPQVEISPEKQKLASSLFGGPSKTEKRPSSANHKASKASTHTSEKSQAPKAAAVQAEVNREPAPDLLDLGDSTSSSSVPAIDPFKQLEGLLDQTDVASNVNHGTAGAAKTPDFMGLYADTPVSGLGSSVGDLLPTNRDEFNLTSELSNATRTAQGGVTQFNKGPNPKDALEKDSLVRQMGVTPTSPNPNLFRDLLG; encoded by the exons ATGGAGCAGCTCAAGACCATCGGCCGGGAGCTCGCGATGGGCTCCCAGGGCGGCTTCGGCCAATCCAAGGAGTTCCTCGACCTCGTCAAGTCCATCGGCGAAGCTCGATCCAAGGCGGAGGAGGAGCGCATCGTCCTCCTCGAGATCGAAACCCTTAAACGACGTCTCTCCGAGCCCGATATCCCCAAGCGCAAGATGAAGGAGTACATCATCCGCCTCGTCTACGTCGAAATGCTCGGCCACGACGGCTCCTTCGCCTACATTCACGCCGTTAAGATGACTCACGACGACAACCTCCTCCTCAAGCGCACCGGTTACCTCGCCGTTTCCCTCTTCCTCAGCGACGATCACGATTTGATCATCTTGATCGTCAACACCATCCAGAAGGATCTCAGGTCTGACAATTATCTCGTCGTTTGCGCCGCCCTCAATGCCGTTTGCAAGCTCATCAACGACGAGACTGTGCCTGCCGTTTTGCCCCAGGTCGTCGACCTCCTCGCTCATCCCAAGGAGGCTGTCAGGAAGAAGGCCATCATGGCGCTTCACCGATTTTATCAGAAATCGCCCTCCTCTGTTTCGCATCTGGTGTCAAATTTTCGAAAGCGGCTTTGCGATAACGATCCGGGCGTCATGGGTGCCACGCTCTGCTCGCTTTTCGATCTAATTACCATCGATGCAAATTCTTTTAAGGATTTGGTGGTCAGCTTTGTCAGCATTCTCAAGCAGGTCGCTGAGCGCAGGTTGCCCAAGGCCTACGATTACCATCAGCTTCCGGCGCCCTTTATCCAG ATTAGGTTGTTGAAAATTCTAGCATTGTTGGGGAGTGGTGATAAGCAATCGAGTGAGCAGATGTATACAGTAGTTGGCGATATATTTCGGAAGTGCGATTCCTCAAGTAATATTGGAAATGCTGTTCTTTATGAGTGCATTTGTTGCGTTTCTTCCATATATCCCAATCCTAAGTTGTTAGAACAGGCTGCTCAAGTCATCTCAAGATTTTTGAAG AGTGACAGTCATAATTTGAAATATATGGGCATTGATGCCCTTGGTCGACTGATAAAGATTAGTCCAGAGATAGCCGAGCAACACCAACTAGCCGTCATTGATTGCTTAGAG GACCCAGATGATACTTTGAAACGAAAAACGTTTGAACTATTGTACAAGATGACCAAGTCCTCCAATGTGGAAGTGATTGTGGATCGTATGATTGATTACATGATTAGCATTAATGACAACCATTACAAAACTTACATAGCTTCGCGATGTGTGGAGCTTGCAGAGCAATTTGCCCCAAGTAATCAATGGTTTATCCTG ACCATGAATAAAGTCTTTGAACATGCGGGGGATCTAGTGAATGTTAAGGTGGCACATAACTTGATGAAGTTGATCGCCGAGGGATTTGGagaggatgatgatgatgcaGATAGTCAGTTGAGATCATCTGCA GTGGAGTCATATTTGCGTATAATTGGTGAGCCAAAGCTTCCATCTGTATTTCTTCAG GTCATTTGTTGGGTTTTGGGAGAATATGGAACTGCTGATGGAAAATATTCTGCTTCCTATATCACTGGGAAGTTATGTGATGTTGCAGAGGCATATTCAAATGATGAATCCGTCAAG GCTTATGCCGTTACAGCAATCATGAAAATATATGCGTTTGAAATATCAGCTGGGAGAAATGTTGATTTCCTACCTGAG TGTCAATCTTTGGTGGAAGAACTATCAGCTTCTCACTCAACAGATCTGCAGCAGCGTGCATATGAATTGCAAGCTGTCATTAGCTTAGATGCTCCTGCTGTTGAGAGTATAATGCCACCAGACGCAAGTTGTGAAGACATTGAG ATTGATAAAAACCTTTCATTCCTCAATGGCTATGTCCAAGAAGCACTAGAAAAAGGTGCTCAGCCCTATATTCCTGAGAATGAGCGCTCTGGAGTGTTAGATATCAGCAACTTTGGAAACCAAGATCACCATGAAGCTTTAACCCATAGTCTTAAGTTTGAGGCATATGAGCTTCCAAAGCCAGTAATGCCATCAAGAGTTCCTCCAGCTGCAGTTGCTTCCTCAACTGAGCTTGTTCCAGTGCCTGAACCATCTTATGCAAGGGAGACCCGCCAGCCTGCATCATTGCCATCTGTGTCAGATGCAGGATCATCAGAACTTAAGCTACGACTCGACGGTGTTCAAAAAAAATGGGGCAGGCCAACATATTCTTCTTCTGCATCGCCGAGCACGAATTCTTCAAGTTCTACTTCCCACAAAACAACGAATGGGGTCACTCAAGTAGATAGCGTGGGCGCTTCGAATTCAAAAGCCCGTGATACTTATGATTCGAGGCGGCCACAGGTTGAAATTTCTCCAGAAAAGCAGAAGCTTGCCTCTTCACTGTTTGGAGGTCCATCAAAAACCGAGAAGAGGCCATCTTCTGCCAACCATAAGGCGTCTAAGGCGAGTACCCATACTTCAGAGAAGTCCCAAGCGCCAAAGGCAGCAGCTGTACAAGCTGAAGTTAATCGTGAACCTGCTCCAGACTTGCTCGACTTGGGTGACTCAACTAGTAGTAGTTCTGTTCCGGCCATAGATCCTTTCAAGCAGTTAGAAGGGCTTCTTGATCAAACTGATGTCGCATCGAATGTGAACCATGGTACAGCAGGTGCTGCTAAGACACCTGATTTTATGGGATTATATGCAGATACACCTGTCAGTGGGCTCGGTAGCAGTGTTGGGGATCTTTTGCCGACCAACAGAGATGAGTTTAATCTTACATCTGAGTTATCAAATGCCACAAGGACTGCTCAAGGCGGGGTAACACAGTTTAATAAGGGTCCTAACCCTAAAGATGCCTTGGAAAAGGATTCACTTGTAAGGCAGATGGGCGTGACGCCAACAAGTCCGAATCCCAACTTGTTTCGAGATTTGCTTGGCTAA
- the LOC126629476 gene encoding protein ZINC INDUCED FACILITATOR 1-like, with protein sequence MAEECRETLLKKDYYDDCPGCVMEQRKELQRGLPIKMLVSIWIIVLSASLPISSLFPFLYFMIRDLHIAKREEDIGYYAGYVGASYMIGRGLTSIFWGMVADRYGRKPVIIIGTVAVVIFNTLFGLSVNFWMAISTRFLLGSLNGLLGPIKAYASEAFREEHQALGMSTVSVAWGIGLIIGPALGGFLAQPADKFPSIFSQNSIFGRFPYFLPCLCISVFAFGVAVACFWLPETLHKHDGKARLHDGPYEALKTASGGSDANEKQNTEEQTPKENLFKNWPLMSSIIVYSIFALYDMAYTEIFSLWAVSPRKFGGLSFSTEDVGEVLSISGFGLFFFQITLYPYVERLLGPVMIARIGGIISIPLLSSYPFIAMLSGLSLSVLLNCASVLKNVLSVTIVTGLSILQNKAVDQKQRGAANGLAMTAMSMFKAIGPAGGGALFSWAQKRRDAAILPGSQMIFFILNVIEAIAVLMTFKPFLTLHE encoded by the exons ATGGCTGAGGAGTGCAGAGAGACGCTGTTGAAGAAGGATTACTATGACGATTGTCCCGGCTGCGTGATGGAACAGCGCAAAGAGCTGCAGAGAGGCCTTCCTATTAAAATGCTTGTTTCTATATGGATTATTGTTCTTTCAGCTT CGCTGCCGATATCATCTCTCTTTCCATTCCTTTATTTTATG ATTAGGGATTTGCATATTGCTAAAAGAGAGGAAGACATTGGCTACTATGCTGGGTATGTAG GGGCTTCATATATGATCGGCAGAGGTCTGACATCAATTTTTTGGGGAATGGTGGCTGATCGCTATGGTCGGAAACCTGTCATAATTATAGGGACTGTTGCAGT GGTTATTTTCAACACTCTATTCGGACTCAGTGTAAACTTTTGGATGGCCATTTCTACACGATTTCTTCTTGGAAGTTTGAATGGTTTACTTGGGCCGATTAAG GCATACGCTAGTGAAGCCTTCCGAGAAGAACACCAAGCTTTAGGCATGTCAACA GTTAGTGTAGCCTGGGGTATCGGATTGATCATTGGCCCAGCTTTGGGAGGTTTCTTGGCCCAG CCAGCAGACAAATTTCCAAGTATATTTTCCCAAAACTCTATATTTGGGAG GTTTCCGTATTTCTTGCCTTGCCTATGTATATCGGTATTTGCATTTGGAGTAGCCGTTGCTTGTTTCTGGCTTCCG GAAACTTTACACAAGCACGACGGAAAAGCTAGATTACACGATGGTCCTTATGAAGCATTGAAAACTGCATCCGGTGGGTCTGATGCAAATGAAAAGCAAAATACTGAAGAACAAACACCTAAAGAAAACCTCTTCAAGAATTGGCCCTTAATGTCTTCAATCATTGTTTATTCCATTTTCGCACTTTATGACATGGCTTATACAGAG ATATTCTCATTATGGGCTGTAAGTCCTCGGAAGTTTGGGGGTTTGAGCTTTTCAACTGAGGACGTTggtgaagttctttcaattTCTG GTTTTGgtctttttttcttccaaattaCTCTATATCCATACGTTGAAAGGCTTCTTGGTCCTGTTATGATTGCTCGCATTGGAGGG ATTATATCCATACCTCTGTTGTCAAGTTACCCGTTTATAGCAATGTTGTCCGGGCTCTCCCTTTCCGTGCTGTTAAACTGTGCATCTGTGCTGAAGAATGTCTTATCC GTCACGATTGTGACTGGCCTGTCCATCCTTCAAAACAAAGCCGTG GACCAAAAGCAAAGAGGTGCGGCAAACGGACTTGCTATGACAGCAATGTCAATGTTCAAGGCAATTGGTCCAGCTGGTGGCGGTGCATT GTTTTCTTGGGCACAAAAACGTCGGGATGCTGCTATCCTACCTG GAAGCCAGATGATATTCTTCATCTTGAATGTGATCGAAGCAATCGCAGTTCTGATGACATTCAAGCCATTTCTTACTCTACATGAGTAG